A single Triticum dicoccoides isolate Atlit2015 ecotype Zavitan chromosome 2A, WEW_v2.0, whole genome shotgun sequence DNA region contains:
- the LOC119358293 gene encoding uncharacterized protein LOC119358293, producing MSSDGGPTFSVKLFIDKEKKKVLFAESDKDFVDVLFSFLTLPLGTIVRLFDKKSQVGCLDELYKSVESLGEDHFQTKACKAMLLAPLNAAAVHCNRLKVKVVDKNPMYRCKNASCRVTAFSSVPHAICYCKNDAVFVIGVAKFIITDDLQVAPASTRVMFSLIEKYGIPEKENIQEKVIQLNSAKMIGLLRRALLTKQVLTGLYFDVAILANPADMCMLSESMFAKQALETEPKFKAIKVRLVHAKDDSVLYAEVGSNVMQVQELALRWLVIGSTSCFELNPKSVNDRAYIKDGPMNFMVTDDLQIRPFCLINTLEFLRACKVPKDKLVEKELTLNKTQVLKLVGAAFGTSKALSSVLMPSKK from the exons ATGTCAAGCGATGGCGGACCTACCTTCTCTGTCAAGCTGTTCATcgacaaggagaagaagaaggtgcTGTTTGCAGAATCCGACAAGGACTTCGTCGACGTGCTCTTCAGCTTCCTCACCCTGCCTCTCGGCACCATCGTTCGTCTCTTCGACAAGAAGTCTCAGGTCGGATGCCTCGACGAGCTGTACAAGAGTGTGGAGAGTCTCGGTGAAGATCACTTCCAAACCAAGGCGTGCAAGGCCATGCTTCTTGCGCCGCTCAATGCAGCTGCAGTCCATTGCAATCGGCTTAAAGTGAAAGTTGTCGACAAAAATCCTATGTATCGCTGCAAAAATGCCAGTTGCCGTGTTACAGCATTTAGCTCCGTCCCTCATGCTATTTGCTATTGTAAAAAC GATGCAGTTTTTGTCATTGGTGTCGCCAAGTTCATCATAACGGATGATCTCCAAGTTGCTCCTGCTTCCACAAGGGTCATGTTTTCGTTGATTGAAAAATATGGGATACCAGAAAAGGAGAATATCCAGGAGAAGGTGATCCAACTCAATTCTGCCAAG ATGATCGGTCTGCTTAGGAGAGCGCTGCTGACAAAACAAGTCTTAACTGGACTTTATTTTGACGTTGCTATCCTGGCAAATCCTGCAGACATGTGTATGCTTTCCGAAAGTATGTTCGCAAAACAGGCGCTTGAGACTGAACCCAAGTTCAAAGCCATCAAGGTAAGGCTTGTTCATGCAAAGGATGATTCGGTGCTATATGCTGAAGTTGG CAGCAATGTGATGCAAGTACAAGAATTAGCTCTTCGATGGCTTGTGATTGGATCCACTAGCTGTTTTGAGTTGAATCCCAAATCCGTTAATGATAGAGCCTATATCAAGGATGGCCCCATGAACTTCATGGTGACCGACGACCTCCAGATCCGCCCATTTTGCTTGATCAACACCCTCGAGTTCCTGCGCGCATGCAAGGTTCCCAAGGACAAGCTAGTGGAGAAAGAACTCACGCTCAACAAAACCCAG GTTCTGAAGCTTGTGGGAGCTGCATTTGGGACGAGCAAAGCACTCAGCAGCGTGCTCATGCCTTCGAAGAAGTAG
- the LOC119352223 gene encoding flavanone 3-dioxygenase 2-like codes for MAASNGGALPVVDLAPFFAVGDADGEGARTRATEAVREACQATGFFRAVNHGMPRELMARALELSAAFFALPDEEKAKVRPAEGASASPLPVGYARQPAHSADKNEYLLLFNPKLGLNHYPAQPPGFRDALEECYAKLTDLGLLIQNILSECMGLPPGFLAEYNADRGFDFLTALRYFPATTDENNGISAHEDGNCITFVLQDGVGGLEVLREDGRWVPAEPVEGSIVVNVGDVLQVLSNKKFKSATHRVVRRPGAHRHSIAFFLNLHGDKWVEPLPAFAADVGEPPRYRGFRYNEYMQLRMRNKTHPPSRPEDVIHITHYEI; via the exons ATGGCGGCCAGCAACGGCGGCGCCCTCCCCGTGGTGGATCTGGCGCCGTTCTTCGCCGTGGGGGACGCCGACGGCGAGGGGGCGCGCACCCGGGCCACCGAGGCCGTGCGCGAGGCGTGCCAGGCCACCGGGTTCTTCCGCGCGGTGAACCACGGGATGCCGCGCGAACTCATGGCGCGCGCGCTCGAGCTGTCGGCGGCGTTCTTCGCGCTGCCGGACGAGGAGAAGGCCAAGGTCCGGCCCGCCGAaggcgcctccgcctcgccgctcccGGTGGGGTACGCGCGGCAGCCGGCGCACTCCGCTGACAAGAACGAGTACCTGCTCCTCTTCAACCCCAAGCTCGGGCTCAACCACTACCCCGCCCAGCCGCCCGGATTCAG GGATGCGCTGGAGGAGTGCTATGCCAAGCTCACCGACCTGGGGCTGCTCATCCAGAACATCCTGAGCGAGTGCATGGGCCTGCCGCCGGGCTTCCTCGCCGAGTACAACGCCGACCGCGGCTTCGACTTCCTCACGGCGCTGCGCTATTTCCCGGCGACAACCGACGAGAACAACGGCATCAGCGCACACGAGGACGGCAACTGCATCACCTTCGTCCTGCAGGACGGCGTCGGGGGCCTGGAGGTGCTCCGGGAGGACGGCCGCTGGGTCCCCGCAGAGCCCGTGGAGGGCAGCATCGTCGTCAACGTGGGGGACGTCCTGCAGGTGCTCAGCAACAAGAAGTTCAAGAGCGCCACGCACAGGGTGGTGAGGAGGCCCGgggcgcaccgccactccatcgccttcttcctcaacctccacGGCGACAAGTGGGTCGAGCCGCTGCCGGCTTTTGCGGCCGACGTCGGCGAACCGCCGCGGTACAGGGGGTTCCGGTACAACGAGTACATGCAGCTGCGGATGAGGAACAAGACCCACCCGCCGTCCAGGCCCGAGGACGTCATCCACATCACCCATTACGAGATCTAG